The region CAAACTTTTTAGTCTGCAGTTTCTGGTTTTCATCAAGGAAATTATATTCAACAGGAATCGGAACAATCTGGTTAGCAAATCTACCTTCCTGATTAGCTTTTAAAGCTTTCATGTGAGATTCAAAAGCAAACTGATCCTGTTCTTCTCTTGTTATATTATATTGTTTTGCAACTTCTTCCGCAGTGTAACCCATTCCCCAGTAATAATCAGGATTTGTTTTCGCAATATCCGTTTCCGGAACCGGCTTGTAACCACCCATCGGAATATAAGACATGGATTCTGTTCCTCCAGCAATAATACAATCAGCCATTCCCGCCTGAATTTTTGCAGAAGCAATAGCAATCGCCTCACTTCCGGATGCACAATATCTATTTACGGTAACTCCGGGAACTTTGTCGGTATTTAAACCCATTAAGGAAATTAAACGAGCTACATTTAAGCCTTGTTCAGCTTCCGGCATTGCGTTTCCTACAATAAGGTCATCGATTCTGTTTTTATCTAATTGCGGAAGTTCAGCCATTAATTTTTCAATCACGGTTGCCGCCATTACATCGGGACGAGTAAAACGAAGGGAGCCTTTAGGAGCTTTTCCTACCGCTGTTCTAAATCCTTTTACTATATATGCTTGTTTTGACATTTTTAATTCTTAATTATTAGATGATTAATTTCTAAGTGGCTTTCCGTTTTGCAACATATACTGAATTCTCTCCAAAGTTTTTCTTTCCCCACAAAGCTGTAAAAAGGTCTCTCTTTCAAGATTCAATAGATATTGCTCAGTAACGACGGTTGGTTCAGAAAGATTTCCTCCCACCATAACATTGGCCAATTTATCTGCAATTTTCTTATCGTGTGCAGAGATGAAGTTCCCTGTTAACATTTGGTCGGTTCCTACATAGAACATTCCTAATGCATCTTTACCTAAAACTTTTACTCTTTGTTCGATTGGCTGAGTATAACCTTGTTCTGCCAATAATTTTGCAACTTTTTTAGCTTCTGCAATCTGTCTGTT is a window of Candidatus Chryseobacterium colombiense DNA encoding:
- a CDS encoding acetyl-CoA C-acyltransferase, yielding MSKQAYIVKGFRTAVGKAPKGSLRFTRPDVMAATVIEKLMAELPQLDKNRIDDLIVGNAMPEAEQGLNVARLISLMGLNTDKVPGVTVNRYCASGSEAIAIASAKIQAGMADCIIAGGTESMSYIPMGGYKPVPETDIAKTNPDYYWGMGYTAEEVAKQYNITREEQDQFAFESHMKALKANQEGRFANQIVPIPVEYNFLDENQKLQTKKFDFSVDEGPRADTSLAGLAKLRPVFANGGSVTAGNSSQMSDGAAFVMVMSEEMVKELGLEPEARLVAYAAAGLEPRIMGMGPIYAIPKALKQAGLELKDIELIELNEAFASQSVAIKKELGLNPDILNVNGGAIALGHPLGCTGTKLTVQLLDEMRKRGNKYGMVSMCVGTGQGAASIFELL